A section of the Caldanaerobius polysaccharolyticus DSM 13641 genome encodes:
- a CDS encoding carbohydrate ABC transporter permease: MAVKTRKISGKAEDIIFDTVNYIVLTIVIIVTLYPFLNVLAVSFNDAIDSVRGGIYLFPRKFTTFNYKSILTDPQIYNATVISALRAIIGSALNVLCSIVVAYAISRKDFVLRGIISRIFIYSMYFSSGLIPYYLLIKNLHLMNNFLVYILPSIVSAWNIMVVRSYIDGLPVSLIESAKLDGASELRIIFSIIFPLSVPVLATITLFVAVGQWNSWFDTMLFCSTNPHLSTLQYELQKVLQSTQQFSMQASFDQAVGNKSSAVTPESIRAAMTIVAITPILFVYPFLQKYFVKGLTIGGVKG; the protein is encoded by the coding sequence ATGGCTGTAAAGACAAGAAAGATAAGCGGCAAGGCTGAGGATATAATTTTTGATACGGTCAATTACATCGTCCTTACAATCGTGATAATTGTGACATTGTATCCGTTTTTGAACGTACTGGCAGTGTCCTTTAACGACGCCATAGACTCTGTAAGGGGTGGAATCTACCTCTTTCCCAGGAAATTTACAACGTTCAATTATAAATCCATATTAACAGACCCACAGATATACAACGCCACCGTGATATCCGCGTTAAGAGCTATTATAGGTTCTGCGCTAAATGTTTTGTGTAGCATCGTCGTAGCCTACGCCATAAGCAGAAAGGACTTTGTGCTGAGGGGTATCATATCTAGGATATTCATATATTCCATGTACTTCAGCAGCGGTTTGATACCTTACTACCTGCTCATCAAAAACCTGCACCTTATGAACAATTTTCTGGTGTACATATTGCCCAGTATAGTAAGCGCGTGGAACATCATGGTAGTGAGAAGTTATATTGACGGGCTTCCGGTAAGTTTGATAGAATCGGCAAAATTGGATGGCGCCAGCGAATTGAGGATCATATTTTCCATAATCTTTCCCTTGAGTGTTCCTGTTTTAGCCACTATTACGCTCTTTGTAGCGGTAGGCCAATGGAACTCGTGGTTTGACACCATGCTGTTTTGCTCGACCAATCCTCATTTGAGCACTTTACAGTACGAGCTTCAAAAGGTTTTACAATCGACCCAGCAGTTTTCCATGCAGGCTTCTTTTGACCAGGCTGTGGGGAATAAGTCCAGTGCTGTTACGCCTGAGAGCATAAGGGCCGCTATGACGATTGTGGCCATAACCCCCATATTGTTTGTCTACCCGTTTTTACAGAAGTACTTTGTAAAAGGTCTAACCATTGGGGGAGTAAAAGGATGA
- a CDS encoding glycoside hydrolase family 130 protein, translating into MSKQLIVGEALPNIPWQDRPAGCNDVVWRYQQNPVIPRDLIPSSNSIFNSAVVPFNGEFAGVFRCDTKSRQMEIHSGRSKDGLNWEIDHERIKFICDDEEVSRFVYAYDPRVCKIEDRYYITWCNGYHGYPTIGVAYTYDFKEFYQMENAFLPFNRNGVLFPRKIKGKYAMLSRPSDNGHTPFGDIFYSESPDMVHWGHHRHVMSPNKPWESTKIGAGPVPIETTEGWLLFYHGVLTSCNGFVYSFGAALLDLDEPWKVIYRASDYLLSPQKLYECVGDVPNVVFPTAALYDAPTGRIAIYYGAADTVTCLAFAKVDEVIDFVKSNNSL; encoded by the coding sequence ATGAGCAAACAGTTGATAGTCGGGGAGGCATTGCCCAATATACCGTGGCAGGATAGGCCAGCAGGGTGTAATGACGTAGTGTGGCGTTACCAGCAAAACCCGGTGATACCCAGAGACCTTATACCTTCATCCAACAGCATTTTTAACAGCGCTGTGGTGCCCTTTAACGGAGAATTCGCAGGGGTGTTCAGATGCGACACAAAAAGCCGCCAGATGGAGATACACAGCGGAAGGAGCAAGGACGGCCTTAACTGGGAGATAGACCATGAACGTATAAAATTTATATGCGACGATGAAGAGGTAAGCAGGTTTGTTTACGCCTACGATCCCAGGGTTTGCAAGATAGAGGACAGGTATTACATCACGTGGTGCAACGGATACCATGGCTATCCCACCATAGGCGTTGCGTATACCTACGACTTTAAAGAATTCTACCAGATGGAAAACGCCTTTTTGCCCTTTAACAGGAATGGTGTGCTGTTTCCGCGTAAGATAAAGGGTAAGTACGCGATGTTGAGCCGGCCTAGCGACAACGGGCATACGCCTTTTGGCGATATATTCTACAGCGAGAGCCCGGATATGGTGCACTGGGGGCACCACAGGCACGTGATGTCGCCCAACAAGCCGTGGGAGAGCACCAAGATAGGAGCAGGTCCTGTGCCTATAGAGACGACGGAAGGCTGGTTGCTGTTCTACCATGGGGTTTTGACATCGTGCAACGGGTTTGTGTACAGCTTTGGAGCCGCTTTACTGGACTTAGATGAGCCGTGGAAGGTGATATACAGGGCATCGGATTACCTGCTGTCACCGCAAAAGCTGTACGAGTGCGTAGGGGATGTGCCCAATGTGGTATTTCCCACAGCGGCGTTGTACGATGCGCCCACGGGAAGGATAGCGATCTACTACGGAGCTGCGGATACGGTTACATGTCTTGCCTTCGCCAAAGTAGACGAAGTGATAGATTTTGTAAAATCCAATAACTCTCTGTGA
- a CDS encoding carbohydrate binding domain-containing protein, translated as MKKVLSKLMVFVMVLTVALGNGVFIGDKQAKAAGTSGDGRFHVVGNKIVDPDGNDFVIKGVNIQGYRSWEKRSVLQDVHLIADVWKFNTVRLNCFIGQNNWGEGTGANNDIDAIIKAFTAKKVVVEIDLHDTTGYPPLSNPPPAPGQPSLDQAIAWFKELAAKYKDNPYVWFNTMNEPGSSTAPLDPQWKVANEEIIKAIRSTGADNIIVVDGWSYANEGIEQNTPTVDEKRSAVLTYGQDLLNADSAKNTIFAFHNYNEGDIQKKVEDYIDRANAKGLYVFMEEYGKDYSDAAKEGVKSGLQAVMNKGAGRIYWNWDGYDLYDLTSGTGRGSGWEINKTDGSKPTNLSWVGDKIWDDNHGITPTFDDQNPKVDLALERLIANNNGFKAGDKVQFTTFLRNSGDLPIGKDSKVVVKFYVDGVQLGDPVEISGGIAVGQRIPVTSPELTVSKTDFTVKAVIDSSSTYADGAEDAVIENNWIEAAFNSTAPSSGYELVVTGIKITPDTVKERDYVQAQVTVANQGPEATPVTNIIGWFYVNGYYYTLDDAAKSCAEQDNVTLKPGESITLSTKVKYRAAAPFNFSFVLENLYADDQNQSNNSITVNVPVKMGEGGVNMVSNPGFEDGLDSWQDWQQDMSAVPEAAHNGALGLKIGGGKAAGGGQDIPLKPNTTYILGAWAKFDSKPAGTFDVVVQYHLKDANNTYVQHILNFNETDWTYKQLLFTTPDVFGSTPQLALWKGDTSKANLYVDDVYLVEVSNLIVNGTAENGMDGWPDWGYPVSAVPEAAYGGTKGFKLSGGKQAGMGQKVALKPNTTYILGAWGKFTAKPGTYCDVIVQYHLKDANNTYVQNILRFTETDWTYKQVVFTTPDAFGSDPEFVLWKDDASNADFYADNITLVEVPSSMVNKGSIAPKFTDISSSWAKNEIQVLASKNIISGYPDGTFKPDKRITRAEFVSMLVKALGIKQSIPDVPTFSDVNKGDWYYGLVEAAKSTGIASGYGKQFKPDMQITRQEMMVMVVNALRVNKVEKFVSKGDVSVLGKFKDGGKVQNWAKDAMAIGVSNGLIKGTGDEYLSPDGRATRAQAAAVIYRMLLQLGRI; from the coding sequence ATGAAAAAAGTTTTGTCCAAGTTGATGGTTTTTGTAATGGTATTGACTGTTGCTTTAGGCAACGGTGTATTTATCGGTGACAAGCAGGCAAAAGCTGCCGGGACTTCCGGTGATGGGCGCTTTCACGTAGTGGGCAATAAAATCGTTGACCCCGATGGAAATGATTTTGTAATCAAAGGCGTGAACATCCAGGGATACCGCTCCTGGGAGAAGAGAAGCGTCCTTCAGGATGTTCATCTGATCGCTGATGTATGGAAATTTAATACAGTGAGGCTTAACTGCTTTATCGGGCAAAACAACTGGGGGGAGGGGACTGGCGCCAATAACGATATTGACGCCATCATTAAGGCCTTTACGGCTAAAAAAGTGGTAGTAGAAATTGACCTTCACGACACCACGGGGTATCCGCCATTGAGCAATCCTCCTCCAGCGCCAGGACAGCCCAGTTTAGATCAGGCTATTGCGTGGTTTAAGGAATTGGCCGCTAAATACAAAGACAACCCTTATGTCTGGTTTAACACCATGAATGAGCCTGGCTCGTCTACCGCTCCGCTAGACCCACAGTGGAAAGTGGCTAATGAAGAGATCATTAAAGCCATAAGGTCTACAGGGGCAGACAATATTATAGTGGTGGATGGTTGGAGCTATGCCAACGAAGGCATTGAGCAAAACACACCTACGGTAGATGAAAAGAGAAGCGCGGTTTTGACCTACGGTCAGGATCTGTTAAACGCGGACAGTGCTAAAAACACGATTTTTGCCTTTCACAACTATAACGAAGGCGATATCCAGAAAAAAGTTGAAGATTACATAGACAGAGCTAATGCGAAGGGCTTGTACGTGTTCATGGAGGAATACGGCAAGGATTACAGCGATGCCGCGAAAGAAGGCGTAAAGTCTGGCTTACAGGCAGTGATGAACAAAGGTGCCGGAAGGATATATTGGAACTGGGATGGTTACGATTTATACGATCTGACTTCAGGTACCGGAAGGGGAAGCGGTTGGGAGATCAATAAAACCGATGGGTCCAAGCCCACTAATCTGAGCTGGGTAGGGGATAAGATATGGGATGACAATCATGGGATTACGCCGACCTTTGATGATCAAAATCCCAAGGTGGATCTTGCTCTGGAGAGATTGATCGCCAATAACAACGGGTTTAAAGCAGGCGATAAAGTCCAGTTTACCACGTTTTTACGCAATTCAGGGGATTTGCCCATTGGAAAAGATAGCAAAGTCGTTGTCAAATTTTACGTAGATGGCGTGCAGCTGGGAGATCCTGTGGAAATCAGCGGGGGAATAGCTGTAGGCCAGAGGATACCTGTAACGTCTCCCGAACTCACTGTTTCTAAGACCGATTTTACGGTAAAAGCTGTTATAGATAGTTCAAGTACCTATGCTGATGGTGCAGAGGATGCGGTTATTGAAAACAATTGGATTGAAGCCGCGTTTAATAGCACTGCTCCTTCTTCTGGCTATGAACTGGTTGTAACCGGGATAAAAATAACTCCTGATACGGTAAAGGAAAGAGATTATGTGCAGGCTCAGGTCACGGTTGCCAATCAGGGCCCTGAGGCCACACCTGTCACAAATATAATAGGATGGTTCTACGTCAACGGCTACTATTATACGTTAGATGACGCCGCTAAATCCTGTGCAGAACAGGACAATGTGACCTTAAAACCGGGTGAGTCAATAACTTTAAGCACAAAGGTTAAATATAGGGCGGCGGCTCCTTTTAACTTTAGTTTTGTGCTGGAAAATTTATACGCTGATGATCAGAACCAATCTAATAACTCCATTACAGTAAACGTGCCGGTTAAGATGGGCGAAGGCGGCGTAAACATGGTGAGCAACCCGGGCTTTGAAGACGGTCTGGACAGCTGGCAAGACTGGCAGCAGGACATGAGCGCAGTGCCAGAGGCGGCTCATAATGGCGCTTTGGGGCTTAAAATAGGTGGTGGAAAGGCAGCAGGCGGTGGGCAGGATATACCGTTAAAGCCCAATACCACTTATATCTTAGGGGCATGGGCTAAATTTGACAGCAAGCCTGCAGGGACGTTTGATGTGGTGGTACAGTATCACTTAAAGGATGCAAACAATACCTATGTCCAGCACATTTTGAATTTTAACGAGACGGATTGGACATATAAGCAGCTGCTGTTTACTACACCCGACGTATTCGGATCAACGCCGCAGCTGGCCCTTTGGAAAGGGGATACGTCAAAAGCCAACCTGTACGTGGATGATGTATATCTCGTGGAAGTTTCCAATTTAATAGTGAACGGAACAGCAGAGAACGGGATGGACGGATGGCCTGATTGGGGTTATCCGGTTAGCGCTGTACCTGAGGCCGCTTATGGGGGCACTAAGGGGTTTAAGCTGTCAGGCGGAAAACAGGCAGGAATGGGCCAGAAAGTCGCTTTAAAGCCCAATACCACTTATATCTTAGGGGCATGGGGTAAATTTACCGCTAAACCTGGTACTTACTGCGATGTCATAGTTCAGTATCACCTGAAGGACGCCAATAATACCTATGTGCAAAACATATTGAGGTTTACTGAAACGGACTGGACTTATAAGCAGGTCGTATTTACCACCCCTGATGCATTTGGATCAGATCCAGAATTTGTGCTGTGGAAAGATGATGCGTCAAACGCCGATTTTTACGCCGATAATATCACGCTCGTTGAAGTACCTTCCTCTATGGTCAATAAAGGCAGTATAGCGCCGAAATTTACTGATATATCAAGCAGTTGGGCAAAAAACGAGATACAGGTTCTCGCATCTAAAAACATAATATCGGGTTATCCTGACGGTACATTTAAGCCTGACAAGAGAATAACGAGAGCTGAATTCGTATCCATGCTTGTAAAGGCCCTGGGGATAAAGCAAAGCATACCTGATGTCCCCACCTTCAGCGATGTCAACAAGGGAGATTGGTATTATGGTTTGGTGGAAGCCGCTAAGAGTACAGGGATCGCATCAGGATATGGAAAGCAGTTTAAGCCTGATATGCAAATTACAAGGCAGGAAATGATGGTAATGGTTGTAAACGCCTTGAGGGTTAACAAAGTAGAAAAATTTGTATCCAAAGGCGATGTGTCGGTACTGGGCAAATTCAAAGATGGCGGCAAGGTGCAAAATTGGGCAAAAGACGCGATGGCTATAGGCGTGAGTAATGGCTTGATTAAAGGCACTGGCGATGAGTATCTGTCTCCTGACGGGAGGGCTACTAGGGCTCAAGCTGCTGCAGTGATATACAGGATGTTGTTGCAGCTTGGTAGGATATAG
- a CDS encoding sodium-dependent transporter, with translation MSNSRENWGSKIGLILAMAGNAVGLGNFWRYPYLAASNGGGAFMIPYIAAIIVLGIPILLVEWNLGRYGSKYGYGTIGPLIYLQARESVKPRYALIFGSVCGMLAFVVTILINSYYNHIIGWTLGYSYLSAIGTYINNDISTGELFARYIQSPSLELTFWIIAVAALGLAVMKGIQHGIEVWSKIMMPVLYVFGIILAIRSLTIGSPVRPDWSAIKGLNYLWNPDWSKLTWQTALKASGQVFYTLSLGMGIIPNYASYLKSDDDIVLSGITTASLNEFAEVILGGSIVIPIAYAFLGPKGLGSGIGLSFISLPNIFRNMSGGQIFGTLWFLLLFFAGFTSAVAMYNYLTTLLDEDLGIGRRFASFVVFMLYIISGLPVGLEPILTGTSNLVYFTELDNWVGSYVILVLGMLEMIAGAWFFGKRWLDETNKGSYWKVKPWFFNIFVRVASPLLLITLIVFSTMDYIRQGYFKWVPSFVESTPQLIPWVQAARIVLLLVGVIGFVESYMSIKQKYYREIAKNKKLDELAA, from the coding sequence ATGTCAAATAGTCGCGAAAACTGGGGATCAAAAATCGGCCTTATATTAGCAATGGCAGGAAATGCAGTAGGGCTGGGAAACTTTTGGAGGTATCCTTATCTGGCTGCCTCTAATGGCGGCGGGGCTTTTATGATTCCGTACATAGCTGCCATAATTGTTTTGGGTATACCTATTTTACTGGTTGAATGGAATCTAGGAAGGTATGGAAGCAAATACGGCTATGGCACTATAGGACCATTGATATACCTTCAGGCCAGGGAAAGCGTCAAGCCTAGATATGCCCTTATATTTGGCTCGGTTTGCGGTATGCTCGCATTTGTAGTGACAATATTGATAAATTCCTATTATAATCATATAATAGGTTGGACGCTAGGTTACAGTTACCTTTCAGCTATCGGTACTTACATAAACAACGATATATCTACAGGGGAATTGTTTGCAAGGTATATACAGTCTCCCAGCTTAGAACTTACGTTCTGGATTATTGCCGTGGCAGCATTAGGCCTTGCTGTAATGAAGGGTATCCAGCACGGTATTGAGGTATGGTCAAAGATAATGATGCCTGTTCTTTACGTTTTTGGAATAATACTTGCCATAAGGTCTCTGACCATAGGAAGTCCTGTAAGGCCGGATTGGTCAGCAATAAAAGGGCTAAATTACTTATGGAATCCGGATTGGAGCAAGTTGACATGGCAGACAGCTCTAAAGGCATCGGGACAGGTATTTTACACCCTCTCATTAGGCATGGGTATAATACCTAATTATGCGTCGTACCTTAAGTCGGATGATGATATAGTTTTGTCAGGTATTACTACGGCATCTTTAAACGAGTTTGCCGAAGTTATATTGGGAGGTTCTATAGTCATTCCTATAGCTTACGCATTCTTGGGTCCTAAGGGCTTAGGATCAGGTATAGGCCTGTCGTTTATATCCCTTCCCAACATCTTCAGGAATATGAGCGGTGGGCAGATATTTGGAACTTTATGGTTTTTGCTGTTATTCTTTGCCGGGTTTACATCAGCTGTTGCCATGTACAATTACCTTACCACTCTACTGGATGAAGACCTTGGAATTGGTAGGAGATTTGCATCTTTCGTGGTATTTATGCTGTATATAATAAGTGGTCTACCGGTAGGGCTGGAGCCTATTTTGACCGGCACATCAAATCTCGTTTACTTTACTGAGCTGGACAACTGGGTAGGGAGCTATGTTATACTCGTTTTGGGGATGTTGGAAATGATAGCAGGTGCATGGTTTTTCGGGAAGAGGTGGCTTGACGAGACTAATAAAGGATCTTACTGGAAAGTAAAACCATGGTTTTTCAATATATTTGTAAGGGTTGCCTCTCCATTGCTTTTGATAACCTTGATAGTGTTTTCTACAATGGATTATATACGGCAAGGGTATTTTAAATGGGTGCCTTCATTTGTGGAAAGTACACCTCAACTTATTCCATGGGTTCAGGCTGCGAGAATTGTTCTGTTGCTTGTAGGCGTAATAGGGTTTGTAGAATCTTATATGTCGATTAAGCAAAAGTATTATAGGGAAATAGCCAAGAACAAAAAACTGGATGAATTGGCTGCGTGA
- a CDS encoding ArsR/SmtB family transcription factor, with protein sequence MYNKSEVESCSCTIIHENVVEKIREHMPQDEVLYDLAELFKVFGDTTRIKILYALFESEMCVCDLAALLGVSQSAVSHQLRVLKQSRLVKYRKEGKVVYYSLDDEHVKRIFDQGFSHIKES encoded by the coding sequence ATGTACAATAAAAGTGAAGTGGAAAGCTGTAGCTGCACCATAATTCATGAAAATGTAGTAGAAAAGATTAGAGAACACATGCCTCAGGATGAAGTTTTGTACGATCTTGCAGAGCTTTTTAAGGTCTTTGGCGATACCACGAGGATAAAAATACTGTACGCATTGTTTGAGTCTGAAATGTGCGTGTGCGACTTAGCGGCACTACTGGGTGTAAGTCAGTCGGCTGTATCTCATCAACTGCGGGTGTTGAAGCAATCCAGGCTTGTAAAGTATAGAAAAGAGGGTAAGGTTGTCTATTATTCCCTTGACGACGAGCATGTAAAGAGAATATTTGATCAAGGGTTTAGCCATATAAAAGAGAGTTAA
- a CDS encoding DUF2225 domain-containing protein → MLYDKEIECPLCKSKFITKKVAMSHLTMEFRDTDFLERYSGMYPFLYDVNVCPDCGYAALDKQFAKLSPVQREIVSNQVQKKWVKKDFGGERSLKKALNAYKLALYVSDLKKDPAYVKASILHRIAWIYRIMEDKNNERKFLDYAVKYYTMAYEQDNVNQIKVAYLIGDLCRRLENKSEAVKWYSIVVNNPAKAGNSFIVNMAREGWQACRNG, encoded by the coding sequence ATGTTGTACGATAAAGAGATAGAATGCCCTTTATGCAAATCTAAATTTATAACAAAGAAAGTGGCTATGAGTCATCTTACCATGGAGTTTCGCGATACTGATTTTCTGGAGCGCTATAGCGGGATGTACCCGTTTTTGTACGATGTAAATGTATGTCCTGATTGCGGTTATGCGGCATTGGATAAGCAGTTTGCTAAATTGTCTCCGGTACAAAGAGAAATCGTGAGCAATCAAGTGCAAAAAAAATGGGTTAAAAAGGATTTTGGCGGAGAGCGTTCGCTTAAGAAAGCCTTGAACGCTTATAAGCTGGCGTTGTACGTATCTGACCTAAAAAAAGACCCGGCGTACGTTAAGGCTAGCATTTTGCACAGGATAGCGTGGATATACAGGATTATGGAAGATAAGAACAATGAACGTAAATTTCTTGATTATGCTGTAAAGTACTATACCATGGCATATGAACAGGACAATGTAAATCAAATAAAGGTAGCATATCTGATTGGGGATCTATGTAGGAGATTGGAGAATAAAAGCGAAGCCGTTAAATGGTATAGTATTGTGGTAAATAATCCTGCAAAGGCCGGAAATAGCTTTATAGTAAATATGGCCCGCGAAGGCTGGCAGGCTTGTAGAAATGGCTGA
- a CDS encoding uroporphyrinogen decarboxylase family protein: MPKETMTPRERWEAVLKRQKPDRLPMDYWATAEANEKLMKYLNCSSQEELYKKLHIDKPVAVGPAYIGPKLEKDTDMYGCRYRNVEYSGGVYAECVYHPLAQYETVEEIEKNYVWPTVDWFDYSVIPSQIKGKEEYPVQGGGSEPFLIYKNLRGQEQAFIDLILYPDIVEYCLDKLFDFCYENTLRIYEQIPGKITFSYIAEDMGAEIDLMYSPDQIRRFLLPRMKRMIDLAHEAGVYAFHHNDGAIRKIVPDLIDIGIDILNPVQWRCNGMDREGLKRDFGDKLIFHGGVDNQYTLAFGSVEEVKNEVIDNIRILGAGGGYIIAPCHNIQSVSPPENIVAMYETGYEYGWTFVDSGAF; encoded by the coding sequence TTGCCGAAAGAAACTATGACTCCGAGGGAGAGATGGGAAGCGGTATTGAAAAGGCAGAAACCTGATAGACTGCCCATGGATTATTGGGCTACTGCCGAAGCCAATGAAAAACTGATGAAATATTTAAATTGCAGCAGTCAGGAAGAACTTTATAAAAAACTACATATCGACAAACCTGTTGCAGTGGGCCCAGCGTATATTGGTCCAAAACTAGAAAAAGATACTGATATGTACGGTTGTCGTTACAGGAACGTTGAGTATAGTGGGGGAGTTTATGCTGAATGTGTTTATCATCCCCTCGCTCAGTACGAGACGGTAGAAGAGATAGAGAAAAATTATGTATGGCCAACGGTGGATTGGTTTGATTATAGCGTCATTCCATCTCAAATAAAAGGAAAAGAGGAATATCCGGTACAGGGTGGCGGTTCTGAGCCATTTCTCATATATAAAAATCTTCGAGGTCAGGAGCAGGCTTTTATAGATTTAATATTATATCCTGATATAGTAGAATACTGCCTGGATAAATTATTCGATTTTTGCTATGAAAATACTTTAAGAATATATGAACAAATACCTGGTAAGATTACGTTTTCATATATTGCTGAAGATATGGGAGCGGAAATCGATCTCATGTATTCTCCAGACCAGATCAGACGGTTTTTATTGCCGCGCATGAAGCGAATGATCGATCTAGCCCATGAGGCAGGAGTATATGCATTCCACCACAACGATGGGGCGATACGAAAGATCGTGCCGGATTTAATAGATATAGGTATAGACATATTAAACCCTGTACAATGGAGGTGCAATGGTATGGATCGAGAGGGTTTAAAGCGTGATTTTGGCGATAAATTGATATTCCACGGTGGTGTAGATAATCAATACACGCTGGCGTTTGGTTCGGTTGAAGAAGTGAAAAATGAAGTTATAGATAACATACGCATACTTGGAGCTGGTGGAGGCTATATTATCGCACCGTGCCACAATATCCAATCTGTAAGCCCTCCAGAGAATATTGTGGCGATGTACGAAACCGGTTATGAATACGGATGGACATTTGTGGACTCTGGTGCATTTTGA
- a CDS encoding extracellular solute-binding protein, translating to MYAYVSVLAYNKDLFDKAGLPYPPSSYEDKSWTFDKMVDYAKKLTIHSKDPSKAQYGLNWAWGSNDMNPIYFGAKVYSDDTWTNGGKPSQNFFASPDVTNAIQKVADLIWKDKVMPSPATSQALASGSDVFLTGKVAMEAQGGWILSNAGSVKFKMGVAAIPVGNNPNVRDVTYVDPLIIVKGSKHPDEAFQWIMYLLQKDVQEKSIKLSGGTPPANTNALDAYYANFPTINKDDLKNVVEGGLKYGMESYNHLIANYSQIMTIVNNELNLVLNGKKKASEVTPTLQQKLNDFFSKNK from the coding sequence ATTTACGCTTACGTTTCAGTTTTGGCTTATAATAAAGACTTATTTGACAAAGCGGGATTGCCCTATCCGCCATCCAGTTATGAGGATAAAAGCTGGACCTTTGACAAAATGGTCGATTACGCTAAAAAACTTACGATTCATTCAAAGGATCCGTCAAAAGCTCAATACGGTTTAAACTGGGCGTGGGGTAGCAATGATATGAACCCTATATATTTTGGAGCAAAAGTCTACTCGGATGACACGTGGACAAATGGGGGTAAACCGTCTCAGAACTTTTTTGCCTCTCCTGATGTTACTAACGCCATCCAAAAAGTTGCAGACTTGATATGGAAAGACAAGGTGATGCCTTCACCGGCAACCTCACAGGCCCTGGCGAGTGGAAGCGATGTTTTTCTGACAGGTAAAGTTGCCATGGAAGCCCAGGGCGGATGGATACTGTCCAATGCTGGCAGTGTCAAATTTAAGATGGGGGTTGCGGCAATTCCTGTTGGCAACAATCCTAATGTAAGGGATGTTACATACGTAGATCCGTTGATAATTGTAAAAGGCAGCAAGCATCCTGATGAGGCATTCCAATGGATAATGTACCTGCTGCAAAAGGATGTGCAGGAGAAATCCATAAAACTCAGCGGTGGTACACCTCCTGCTAATACCAATGCTTTGGATGCTTATTATGCCAATTTCCCAACAATAAATAAGGATGACCTCAAAAACGTGGTAGAAGGTGGCTTGAAATACGGCATGGAATCTTATAATCATCTTATTGCAAATTATTCTCAGATTATGACTATCGTAAATAATGAACTTAATCTAGTGTTAAACGGCAAAAAGAAAGCATCTGAGGTTACGCCAACTTTGCAGCAGAAACTAAACGATTTCTTTAGCAAAAATAAATAA